CAGCATGACATTGACGCGAATTTTCATTGCATGACCTCCGGTCCTTTGAGATCGCCGTTGCCGGCCTCGGGCAGAATGCCAAGGCGGCGGGCGACTTCCTGATAAGCTTCCTCGACACGGCCCATATCCCGACGGAAACGGTCCTTGTCGAGCTTCTCGCTCGTCTTGGTGTCCCACAGGCGGCAGTTATCGGGAGAAATTTCGTCGGCGAGCACAATACGCATCTCGTCGTTTTCCCACAGGCGACCAAATTCGAGCTTAAAATCGACAAGCTGGATGCCGATGCCTTGGAACATGCCCGTGAGAAAATCATTGGTACGCAGCGCATAGGCATTGATCTCATCGAGATCCTGCGCATTAGCCCAGCCAAAGGCGGTGACATGCTCTTCCGACACCATCGGATCGTTGAGCGCATCATTCTTGTAGTAATATTCGAGAATCGACCGGGGCAGACGCGTGCCTTCGGCAAGGCCAAGGCGCTTGGCAATCGAGCCCGCAGCCACGTTGCGCACAACAACTTCGAGAGGGATGATCTCGACTTCGCGGATCAGCTGCTCGCGCATGTTCAGGCGACGAACGAAATGGGTCGGGATACCGATTTCATGCAGGCGAAGCATGAGGTGCTCGCTGATGCGGTTGTTCAGCACGCCCTTGCCGGTGATGATCCCCTTTTTCACGCCATTGCCGGCGGAGGCATCATCCTTGAAATACTGGACGAGTGTGCCGGGCTCTGGCCCCTCGAACAGGATCTTGGCTTTTCCTTCATAGAGCTGACGACGGCGTGCCATGACGATCTTTCAAAAACGGTGAACGGCGTTGTCCCGCATATAGCAGCGGAGCAACGCCGTTCATACCCATGATCGTCCCCTGTCGTCATGACAGGAGAGCGCCTGTCGTCTTATTCGGCAGCAGCAGCCTTGGCGCGAGCGATGGGCGCGAAGGTGCCGTCACGCAGGGATGCCTCGAGCTGTTCGAGCGAACGGCCCCGTGTCTCGGGCACATAACGCAGCACGAAGAAGAACGAGACGGCATTCACGGCTGCGAAGAGCCAGAACGTACCGCCAGCGCCGAGCGCCTTCACCATGCTGAGCGTCGTGAGAGAGATGATCAGATCTGCGCCCCAGTGGCTGGCAGCAACGAGGCTCATGCCCGTGCCACGGCAGGACAGTGGGAACACCTCTGCGCCCACCAGCCAGATCGCCACCGACAGACTGCCGACGTTGAACACGACATAGCCCACCACGGCAGCGGCAGTCACAAATGCACCCCAACCATGCGTCTGGCCAGTGAAGAACATGAAGCCCAGCAGAACGAGCGAGACAACAGCACCGGGGATCATGCGAAGCATCAGGGTACGACGCCCCCAGGCATCGACAGCCCAGCCGCCGAACGCGACCGTACCAACCATCGAGACACCGACCGCAACCGAGGTCAGCAGAGCGGATGACTGACCAAAGCCAGCATCGGCAAAAATGGTCGGCGCGTAGTACATGACCGCGTTGATGCCAGTAAGCTGGCACAGCAGCGCAATACCAACGGCCGCAATAGTAGCCGGACGAACCCAGGGCTTGAACACTTCGGAAAGCGGGGCCTTCTCGTCGTGCTGATCCTGAATTTCCTGCAGTTCGCGGTCAGCCTCGGCATCGGTGCGACGCACGCTACGCAGCACGGTGCGAGCACGCTCGAACTCACCCTGCATGGCCAGCCAGCGCGGGCTGTTGGGCAGGAAAAGCATACCGACAAAAAGAATGACCGCCGGAATGACACCCAGGCCGAACATCAGGCGCCACGAGTAATCCTGCAGCAGATAGCCGGTCACGAAGGAGATAAGCTGACCAAAGGCGATGGCAAACTGGAACGCAACCACGAGCGAACCGCGACGCTCGGGCGGCGCGATCTCGGCAATATAGATCGGCACGATCTGCGAGGAGGCGCCGATGGCAAGCCCGAGGATCAGACGGGCAAAGGTCAGGATGGCGACCGTATGCGCGAAAGTCACGATCACGGTTCCGATGAGGAACAGCGTCGCCGCAGCAATGATCGTACGACGACGACCCAGACGATCCGAAAGCGGTGCTGCCGAGATACAACCGATCAGCGCACCGAGAATAACGGCCGAGGTAACGATCTCGGCGCTTTCCGTGGTGAGCTGGAATTGCGGGGTGAGCTGAAGCAGGGCGGCCGAGATGATGCCAGTATCATACCCGAAAAGGAGGCCGCCCGTCGCCGCGATAACGGCGATGAAGTTCGTTAGTGCATGCCCTCGTGGGCGCGATGTGGAAGCCATTGGTCAGCTTTCGTCTTGGTCCGGATGAACGTGCTTGAGATTACAAACACGTTACTTCCACAATTAGACGCCACAAGGTCAACACATAATGTGGGATCTCAACCAAAAACCTTGTCATATATGCGGTCTACGGCAACAAGATGTCGTGTGCTGTCCATAGCCTCATCCAGCACCGTTGAATCGACCCGACCAGCGACCTCGGGATCCGCATCCAGATTCTCACGGAAGCTCCGACCTTCAGGTGTCCCGAGTTTCGTCCAGGTCTCCATCGCATTGCGCTGCACGATACGATAGGCGTCCTCGCGCGAAATGCCCGAGCGGGCAAGAGCCAGCAGAACCTCGCCCGAATGGACGACACCGCCCAGCGATTCGAGATTGGCCATCATGCGCTCGGGATAGACCACCAGCTTGTCCATCATGCCTGCCAGACGCATCAGCGCGAAATCGAGGCCGATCGTGGCATCGGGACCGATGTTGCGCTCGACAGAGGAGTGGCTGATATCGCGCTCATGCCAGAGCGCCACGTTTTCAAGCGCCGGGATGACGTGAGAGCGGATCAGACGCGCCAGACCGGTAAGGTTCTCTGAAAGCACCGGATTACGCTTGTGGGGCATGGCCGAGCTGCCCTTCTGCCCAGGATGGAAGAACTCTTCCGCCTCGCGCACTTCCGAACGCTGGAGGTGACGCACCTCGACAGCCAGACGCTCGATACCGCTCGAAATCACGCCAAGCGCACAGAAGAATGCGGCATGACGGTCGCGCGGAATGACCTGTGTCGAAACATCCTCAGCAGCAAGGTTAAGACGCGCCGCCACAAACTCTTCCACACGGGGGTCGATATGGGCGTAGGTGCCTACAGCGCCCGAAATCGCGCAGATGGCAATTTCCTTGCGGGCCGCCAGCAGGCGCTCACGGTTACGCGCGAATTCGGCATAATGGCCAGCGAGCTTGAGCCCGAAGCTGGTCGGCTCGGCATGGATGGCATGCGAGCGGCCGATCGTGACGGTGTTCTTATGGGCGAAAGCCTGCTTCTTCAGTGCGGCCAGCACGGCATCGAGATCTTCGAGCAGCAGGTCGGTTGCCTGAACGAGCTGGACCGAAAAACACGTGTCCAGAACGTCAGAGGACGTCATGCCAAGATGCACGAAGCGGCTCTCGGGGCCAATCTTTTCGGCCAGCCATGTCAGGAACGCAATTACATCGTGACGCGTCACGGCCTCGATCTCGTCGATACGGGCCAGATCCTCGTCCGAGAACGCTGCCATGGCGGCGTCACCACGCTCGCGAATGACCTGCGCCGCTTCCTTCGGCATGTCGCCCAGCTCTGCCATCGCCTCACAGGCCAGCGCCTCGATCTCGAACCAGATACGATAGCGATTGGCAGGCGACCAGATGGCGGTCATTTCAGGGCGGCTATAGCGTGGCACCATGACGGTAAGGCTCCTTCGGGAAGAAAACGCTGCGAGAGCGGAAAGTCCGGATTGCGCCCTCTTACCGCAATACGCACGCCACGAACACCTTCCAGGCGAACACCCTGCGTTGGGGTGCGTATAATTGCGCGCACCCCGTCTGGCCGCTAGGCTTCGGGCCCTGAAGATATGTGGAGGATAATGTGGCGCCTGATCTCACCTGGCACGCCCTGATCGCGCTTGCCCAGGTTGTCATGATCGACATCACCCTGGCGGGCGATAATGCCGTCGTAATTGGCATGGTGGTGCGCGGCCTGCCCGCAGCCCAGCGGCGCAAGACCATCATCGTGGGGGTCGCGAGTGCGGCGCTCATGCGTATCGTGCTTGCCCTTGTGGCGTCGCAGCTGCTGGCCGTTATTGGCCTCACCCTTGCGGGCGGGCTGTTGCTGCTCTGGGTTTGCTGGAAAATGTACCAAGAGATGCGCCACCCCGAACCCGCCGAGGGGGAAACGCGCAGCGGCACACTGGGTCAGGCGATCTTCCGGATCATCCTCGCCGATCTGTCCATGAGCCTCGACAATGTGCTGGCGGTTGCAGGCGCCTCGCTGGGTCATCCCTACGTGCTTGTGACTGGTCTCGCCTTCTCTGTCGTGCTCATGGGTGTGGCGGCGACGCTCGTGGCAAAGCTGCTCGAACGTTATCGCTGGATTGCGTGGCTGGGTCTCGCCATCGTGGCCTTCGTCGCCTGTGAGCTGATCTATAAGGGGAGTATCGAGGTGGTGCATCATGTCGCGGGCTAGATCCCTCCTTCTGACCAGCACGCTTCTTCTGCTTGGCGGCTGCAGCACTCACGCCCAGGAGCCCGCCCCACCGATTGCTGACGCCACATCTCCGGATGAGGGCGGCGATAGCGCGGCGACATCGGCGATCGTGCCTCCTGTCACCAGCGCACCGGGGGATGTCGCCTCACGCCTCGACTCCTGGCTTGCTTTGATCAAACCGGATCCCGGCATTTTGGCGCGCGCCTATGCCGATTTTCTGGATATCACCCCCGCTTGGCCCGAACGCTCCGTCATGTTGTCGCGCTATCAACAGGCACTGGCAACGCGCACGAGCGACAGCGAACTGGCGTCACTCTGCCCACGTGAGCCACTTACCGGCGTACAAGCCTTCATGCGTTGCGCGGCCCTTCTGCCCGACGCTGCCAACCAGGCACGTCGCATCTGGCGTAACGGCGCGGATCGAGAGACCGATTCCAGCCTTATTCTTGCGGAATACGCAACGAGCCTGACCCCTGACGATCATTGGGCGCGTTTCCAGCGCCAACTGCGCACACGCCAGTTCACAGCAGCAGGGCGACAGATCTCGCTGCTGGCTCCCTCCCGGCAGGGAACAGCGCGTGTGCTGATCGCGCTGCTTTCCAACGCCCCGGATTCAGCCGCGCAATTCGCATCCCTTACCGACGCACAACGCGCCGAGCCACAGATCATGCTGGCGCGCCTGCGGCAGCTTCGTCGCTATGAGACGCCAGATGTCGCTTTTGCCCTCTGGCAAAGTAACGGCTTCGCCGTTCAGAAACATGCACCATCAACCGACTGGACCAATGAGCGCCTCGGTCTGGCGCGCGCTTTCCTCATGCAGGGCAACGTACCGCAAGCGCGTATCCTGGCCGATGACACGACATTACCCCTCAGTGCTGCGCCTGCGCTGGAGGCCCGCTTCCTGCGCGGCTGGATCGACCTGCGTTTTGTCAAAAACCCAGCCCAGGCACGGGAGGCGTTTTCTCCCCTCACCCGTCAGACGAGCCTGATCACCAGAAGCCGGGGCTATTACTGGCTTGGACGCGCCTACGCCGCGGACGGTGCACAGAGCGAGGCCAATGCCGCGTGGCGACAGGCGGCCACAATGCCCACGACATTTTATGGGCAACTGGCACAAGCCGCGTTGTCAGGGAAAAGCGATACACTGCTCCCCGATGGCGGTGACGTACCAGGTCTGGCTCAGGCCCTCGCGCGCGTGCCGTCGCTCTCCAGCGGCCCGGTCTCGCGCGGTGACCTTATCGAAGCTGCCCGCCTGCTGCATGAGCGCGGTGACGACGACCACGCTCGTGAATTCCTGATGATGGGCTATGCCCAGGTACAGGATGCCGCCGGTCAGGCGGCACTCGCCCGGTTCAGTCTGTCCATCGATGTGCTCGAACCTGCTGTGTTCGCCGCGCGTCGCACAGGTCGTCTGGGCGCCGCCCTCTATCCCGAAGGCTGGCCCGTTCTCGATGGCGTTCAGGCCGAAGGGGACGGTCTGCCACATGGGCTCGCCCTTGCGGTGGCGCGTCAGGAAAGCAGTTTTGACGCGCATGTTTCGAGCCCAGCCAAGGCCATCGGCCTGATGCAGCTTCAGACCGGCACAGCACGGGATGTCGCCCGCCGTGCAGGTCTTGCCGGAGTCGATACGAGCGCCAGTGGCCTGCGCGACCCTTCAACAAACCTCACACTGGGGCGCGCCTATCTGGCCCAGCTTCTACAGCGCTTCGGCAATGTCGTGCCGGTTGTTCTCTCCGCCTATAATGCGGGGCCTCATCGCACCGACCAATGGCTGGCCAGCCTCCCCCTGCCCCAGCCTCTCACTCAGGAGGGCATGGTCGACTGGATCGAAAGCCTGCCTTACGAGGAGACACGCTCCTATATCCAGCGCGTCGAGGAAAACATGGCGCTCTATCGTGTTCTGGAGGTTAATCACCGTGGCTGAATCAGCTCTCGTTCCAACCAGCCTGACAGAAAAGGCGCAAGCTGTTCTCGACTTCCTGCGTCAGCGTGGGGCCCGCCTTGTGACAGCGGAAAGCTGCACAGGGGGGCTGATTGCGGCAATGCTTACATCGCTTGCAGGATCGTCAGACGTGATCGAGGGCGGGATCGTCAGCTATTCCAACACCATGAAAATGGATGCTTTGGATGTTGCCGAGCGTACCCTCGAACGTCACGGTGCCGTCAGTGAGGCTGTCGCAACAGAGATGGCCATGGGCGCCCTCGATCGTGCCGAAAACGCGACCATCGCTGTTGCCGTCACCGGTATAGCCGGTCCGGCGGGCGGCACGGCGGACAAGCCCGTCGGCACGGTCTGCCTGTGTGTTATGGAAGGGACCAGAAATCCCGTTCTGGAAACGGCTCATTTCTCCGGTGACCGCAATGATGTGCGCGCGGCCACGGTCGAGCGTGCCTTCGACCTGATCCTGACCCGCCTCGGCGCATAAGCACCCGCCGTGCAGATGCCTGATCTCGTGCGTGGCACGCGCGAGATCAGGCACCGCAACGCGTCTTGCGATAGTCTCCGCATCGGTTCGCATAGCGTACCGCAGGCGAGAGATCCCGAACCGGCATCAGACAACCATGCCGGTCAGAATTTTCGCCTGGAGGCACCAGTTTCAGTTATCGATATGCTGGACGACCTCGAAGCCCTCGAACACCGGCGGCCCCAGTGTCAGGGGCTTGTTGCCACCCGCACCGGCATGCGCCTTGCGGAACTGTTCAGACTGAGTCCAGTCACGAAATGCCTGCTCGGATGACCAGATGGTGTGGGATGACCAGAGAATATGGTCATCCTTGACCGGCCCGCGCAGCAGCGAGAACGAGACAAACCCTGGCACAGTCGTCAGCAGGACCTCGCGGTCAAGCCAGCGCTGGCGGAAGGCCTCCTCGCTCTCGGGCAGGACCTGAAACCTGTTCATGGCGATATACATCGACGATACTTTCACTATCTTATTGATATTACTCATGAGAAACGGGGCGGAACGACATCATGCGGCAGCAGAAATGGCCGCCCTGTCTCACGATGGCGCCCCGGAACAACATCGGTCAGACCGAATACGTCCCGGAGCATGGAAGGTGTTATGACGGTCTCAGGAGGGCCGGCGTCGTAAATCCGCCCTCGTGCAAGCACCACAACCCTGTCGGCAAAAGCGGCGGCCCAGTTCAGATCGTGCAAGATGGCGAGACAGCCATTGCATGCAGCCTTTCTGCCATTGCACACGCCGTTCTTGCCCGTATACGCCCGCGCGAGAGACAGAACCTGCCCCTGGCGAGCGATATCCTGTGCTGAAACGGGCTCGTCCAGCAACAGGTATCCTTCATGGCCCTGCCAGCGCAGCTGCACCAGAATACGGGCAAGATGCGCGCGTTGACGCTCTCCACCCGAAAGACTGGTGATGTCACGCTCACTGAACTCAGCCAGACCGACTTCCTCTAGGGTCCGGGCAACGAGCGCGTCGAGGCTCACGCGAGACGGGCCCCGGGCCTGGACACCGAACCTCACCAGTTCATCCACCGAAAAGCGGGCATCGAGGCTCTGGTCCTGCGTCAGCATGGCGCGTCGGGCAGCAAGGCTGGCGGGAGAGAAACGATGAAGCGGCGTGCCGTCGAGCGTGACATGGCCCGAACTTGGCGCGAGCAATCCGGCAGCAACACGCATCAGGGTCGTCTTGCCTGCCCCGTTGGGCC
The sequence above is drawn from the Asaia bogorensis NBRC 16594 genome and encodes:
- the purC gene encoding phosphoribosylaminoimidazolesuccinocarboxamide synthase, whose translation is MARRRQLYEGKAKILFEGPEPGTLVQYFKDDASAGNGVKKGIITGKGVLNNRISEHLMLRLHEIGIPTHFVRRLNMREQLIREVEIIPLEVVVRNVAAGSIAKRLGLAEGTRLPRSILEYYYKNDALNDPMVSEEHVTAFGWANAQDLDEINAYALRTNDFLTGMFQGIGIQLVDFKLEFGRLWENDEMRIVLADEISPDNCRLWDTKTSEKLDKDRFRRDMGRVEEAYQEVARRLGILPEAGNGDLKGPEVMQ
- a CDS encoding sugar porter family MFS transporter, producing MASTSRPRGHALTNFIAVIAATGGLLFGYDTGIISAALLQLTPQFQLTTESAEIVTSAVILGALIGCISAAPLSDRLGRRRTIIAAATLFLIGTVIVTFAHTVAILTFARLILGLAIGASSQIVPIYIAEIAPPERRGSLVVAFQFAIAFGQLISFVTGYLLQDYSWRLMFGLGVIPAVILFVGMLFLPNSPRWLAMQGEFERARTVLRSVRRTDAEADRELQEIQDQHDEKAPLSEVFKPWVRPATIAAVGIALLCQLTGINAVMYYAPTIFADAGFGQSSALLTSVAVGVSMVGTVAFGGWAVDAWGRRTLMLRMIPGAVVSLVLLGFMFFTGQTHGWGAFVTAAAVVGYVVFNVGSLSVAIWLVGAEVFPLSCRGTGMSLVAASHWGADLIISLTTLSMVKALGAGGTFWLFAAVNAVSFFFVLRYVPETRGRSLEQLEASLRDGTFAPIARAKAAAAE
- the purB gene encoding adenylosuccinate lyase, whose amino-acid sequence is MVPRYSRPEMTAIWSPANRYRIWFEIEALACEAMAELGDMPKEAAQVIRERGDAAMAAFSDEDLARIDEIEAVTRHDVIAFLTWLAEKIGPESRFVHLGMTSSDVLDTCFSVQLVQATDLLLEDLDAVLAALKKQAFAHKNTVTIGRSHAIHAEPTSFGLKLAGHYAEFARNRERLLAARKEIAICAISGAVGTYAHIDPRVEEFVAARLNLAAEDVSTQVIPRDRHAAFFCALGVISSGIERLAVEVRHLQRSEVREAEEFFHPGQKGSSAMPHKRNPVLSENLTGLARLIRSHVIPALENVALWHERDISHSSVERNIGPDATIGLDFALMRLAGMMDKLVVYPERMMANLESLGGVVHSGEVLLALARSGISREDAYRIVQRNAMETWTKLGTPEGRSFRENLDADPEVAGRVDSTVLDEAMDSTRHLVAVDRIYDKVFG
- a CDS encoding TerC family protein; this encodes MAPDLTWHALIALAQVVMIDITLAGDNAVVIGMVVRGLPAAQRRKTIIVGVASAALMRIVLALVASQLLAVIGLTLAGGLLLLWVCWKMYQEMRHPEPAEGETRSGTLGQAIFRIILADLSMSLDNVLAVAGASLGHPYVLVTGLAFSVVLMGVAATLVAKLLERYRWIAWLGLAIVAFVACELIYKGSIEVVHHVAG
- a CDS encoding lytic transglycosylase domain-containing protein, encoding MSRARSLLLTSTLLLLGGCSTHAQEPAPPIADATSPDEGGDSAATSAIVPPVTSAPGDVASRLDSWLALIKPDPGILARAYADFLDITPAWPERSVMLSRYQQALATRTSDSELASLCPREPLTGVQAFMRCAALLPDAANQARRIWRNGADRETDSSLILAEYATSLTPDDHWARFQRQLRTRQFTAAGRQISLLAPSRQGTARVLIALLSNAPDSAAQFASLTDAQRAEPQIMLARLRQLRRYETPDVAFALWQSNGFAVQKHAPSTDWTNERLGLARAFLMQGNVPQARILADDTTLPLSAAPALEARFLRGWIDLRFVKNPAQAREAFSPLTRQTSLITRSRGYYWLGRAYAADGAQSEANAAWRQAATMPTTFYGQLAQAALSGKSDTLLPDGGDVPGLAQALARVPSLSSGPVSRGDLIEAARLLHERGDDDHAREFLMMGYAQVQDAAGQAALARFSLSIDVLEPAVFAARRTGRLGAALYPEGWPVLDGVQAEGDGLPHGLALAVARQESSFDAHVSSPAKAIGLMQLQTGTARDVARRAGLAGVDTSASGLRDPSTNLTLGRAYLAQLLQRFGNVVPVVLSAYNAGPHRTDQWLASLPLPQPLTQEGMVDWIESLPYEETRSYIQRVEENMALYRVLEVNHRG
- a CDS encoding CinA family protein, whose translation is MAESALVPTSLTEKAQAVLDFLRQRGARLVTAESCTGGLIAAMLTSLAGSSDVIEGGIVSYSNTMKMDALDVAERTLERHGAVSEAVATEMAMGALDRAENATIAVAVTGIAGPAGGTADKPVGTVCLCVMEGTRNPVLETAHFSGDRNDVRAATVERAFDLILTRLGA
- a CDS encoding antibiotic biosynthesis monooxygenase family protein, which produces MYIAMNRFQVLPESEEAFRQRWLDREVLLTTVPGFVSFSLLRGPVKDDHILWSSHTIWSSEQAFRDWTQSEQFRKAHAGAGGNKPLTLGPPVFEGFEVVQHIDN